A window from Eubalaena glacialis isolate mEubGla1 chromosome 1, mEubGla1.1.hap2.+ XY, whole genome shotgun sequence encodes these proteins:
- the GALNT3 gene encoding polypeptide N-acetylgalactosaminyltransferase 3 isoform X1, which produces MAHLKRLVKLHLKRHYHKKFWKLGAVVFFFIIFLILMQREVSVQYSKEESRMERNMKNKNKVFDLMLEAVNNIKEVMPKMQIGAPVRQNVDAGERPCLQGYYTAAELKPVLDRPPQDSNAPGASGKAFKTTNLSIEEQKEKERGEAKHCFNAFASDRISLHRDLGPDTRPPECIEQKFKRCPPLPTTSVIIVFHNEAWSTLLRTVHSVLYSSPAILLKEIILVDDASVDEYLHGKLDEYIKQFSIVKIVRQKERKGLITARLLGATVATAETLTFLDAHCECFYGWLEPLLARIAENYTAVVSPDIASIDLNTFEFNKPSPYGSNHNRGNFDWSLSFGWESLPDHEKQRRKDETYPIKTPTFAGGLFSISKDYFEYIGTYDEEMEIWGGENIEMSFRVWQCGGQLEIMPCSVVGHVFRSKSPHTFPKGTQVIARNQVRLAEVWMDEYKEIFYRRNTDAAKIVKQKSFGDLSKRFEIKHRLQCKNFTWYLNNIYPEAYVPDLNPVIAGYIKSFGQPLCLDVGENNQGGKPLILYTCHGLGGNQYFEYSVQHEIRHNIQKELCLHAAQGVVQLKACAYKGHKTLVTGEQIWDIQKDQLLYNPFFKMCLSASGEHPSLVPCNPSDPLQKWIFSQND; this is translated from the exons ATGGCTCACCTAAAACGACTAGTAAAACTACATCTTAAAAGACATTACCATAAAAAGTTCTGGAAGCTTGGTGcagtagtttttttctttataatatttttgattTTAATGCAAAGAGAAGTAAGTGTTCAATATTCCAAAGAGGAATCAAGGAtggaaagaaacatgaaaaacaaaaacaaggtgtTTGATTTAATGCTAGAAGCTGTAAACAATATTAAAGAGGTAATGCCAAAAATGCAAATAGGAGCACCTGTCAGGCAAAACGTTGATGCTGGTGAGAGACCCTGTTTGCAAGGATATTATACAGCAGCAGAATTGAAACCCGTTCTTGACCGCCCGCCTCAGGATTCTAATGCACCTGGTGCTTCTGGCAAAGCATTCAAGACAACCAACTTAAGTATTGAAgagcagaaggaaaaagaacgTGGAGAAGCAAAACACTGTTTTAATGCTTTTGCAAGTGACAGGATTTCTTTACACCGAGATCTTGGACCAGACACTCGACCTCCTGA ATGTATTGAACAAAAATTTAAGCGCTGTCCTCCCCTGCCTACCACCAGTGTCATAATAGTTTTTCATAATGAAGCATGGTCCACGCTGCTTAGAACTGTCCACAGCGTGCTCTATTCTTCACCTGCCATATTGCTGAAGGAGATCATTTTGGTGGATGATGCTAGCGTAGATG agtACTTGCATGGTAAACTAGAcgaatatataaaacaattttctATCGTAAAAATAGTCagacaaaaggagagaaaaggtcTGATCACTGCAAGGTTGCTAGGGGCAACAGTAGCAACAGCTGAAACACTCACATTTTTAGATGCTCACT GTGAGTGTTTCTATGGCTGGTTAGAACCTTTGTTGGCCAGAATAGCTGAGAACTACACTGCTGTCGTGAGCCCAGATATTGCATCCATAGATCTGAACACGTTCGAATTCAACAAGCCTTCTCCTTACGGAAGTAACCACAACCGTGGGAATTTTGACTGGAGCCTTTCATTTGGCTGGGAGTCACTTCCCGATCATgagaagcaaagaaggaaggaTGAAACTTATCCAATTAA AACACCCACTTTTGCAGGAGGCCTTTTTTCCATATCAAAAgactattttgaatatattggaACTTAcgatgaagaaatggaaatttggGGAGGTGAAAATATAGAAATGTCTTTCAGA GTGTGGCAATGTGGTGGGCAGTTGGAGATTATGCCTTGCTCTGTTGTTGGACATGTTTTTCGCAGCAAAAGCCCTCATACCTTTCCAAAAGGCACTCAGGTGATTGCTCGCAACCAAGTTCGCCTTGCAGAAGTCTGGATGGATGaatataaggaaatattttatagGAGAAACACAGATGCAGCAAAAATTGTTAAACAA AAGTCATTTGGTGATCTTTCAAAAAGATTTGAAATAAAGCACCGCCTTCAGTGTAAAAATTTTACATGGTATCTGAACAATATTTATCCAGAAGCATATGTGCCAGACCTTAATCCTGTTATAGCTGGATAT ATTAAAAGTTTTGGTCAACCTCTATGTCTGGATGTTGGAGAAAATAATCAAGGAGGCAaaccattaattttgtatacgtGTCATGGACTTGGGGGAAACCAG TACTTTGAATACTCTGTTCAACATGAAATTCGGCATAACATCCAGAAGGAATTATGTCTTCATGCTGCTCAAGGTGTCGTTCAGCTGAAGGCATGTGCTTACAAAGGTCACAAGACACTTGTCACTGGAGAACAGATATGGGATATCCAGAAG gACCAACTTCTATATAATCCGTTCTTTAAAATGTGCCTTTCAGCAAGTGGAGAGCATCCAAGCTTAGTGCCATGCAATCCATCAGATCCACTCCAAAAATGGATTTTTAGCCAAAATGATTAA
- the GALNT3 gene encoding polypeptide N-acetylgalactosaminyltransferase 3 isoform X2, giving the protein MAHLKRLVKLHLKRHYHKKFWKLGAVVFFFIIFLILMQREVSVQYSKEESRMERNMKNKNKVFDLMLEAVNNIKEVMPKMQIGAPVRQNVDAGERPCLQGYYTAAELKPVLDRPPQDSNAPGASGKAFKTTNLSIEEQKEKERGEAKHCFNAFASDRISLHRDLGPDTRPPECIEQKFKRCPPLPTTSVIIVFHNEAWSTLLRTVHSVLYSSPAILLKEIILVDDASVDGECFYGWLEPLLARIAENYTAVVSPDIASIDLNTFEFNKPSPYGSNHNRGNFDWSLSFGWESLPDHEKQRRKDETYPIKTPTFAGGLFSISKDYFEYIGTYDEEMEIWGGENIEMSFRVWQCGGQLEIMPCSVVGHVFRSKSPHTFPKGTQVIARNQVRLAEVWMDEYKEIFYRRNTDAAKIVKQKSFGDLSKRFEIKHRLQCKNFTWYLNNIYPEAYVPDLNPVIAGYIKSFGQPLCLDVGENNQGGKPLILYTCHGLGGNQYFEYSVQHEIRHNIQKELCLHAAQGVVQLKACAYKGHKTLVTGEQIWDIQKDQLLYNPFFKMCLSASGEHPSLVPCNPSDPLQKWIFSQND; this is encoded by the exons ATGGCTCACCTAAAACGACTAGTAAAACTACATCTTAAAAGACATTACCATAAAAAGTTCTGGAAGCTTGGTGcagtagtttttttctttataatatttttgattTTAATGCAAAGAGAAGTAAGTGTTCAATATTCCAAAGAGGAATCAAGGAtggaaagaaacatgaaaaacaaaaacaaggtgtTTGATTTAATGCTAGAAGCTGTAAACAATATTAAAGAGGTAATGCCAAAAATGCAAATAGGAGCACCTGTCAGGCAAAACGTTGATGCTGGTGAGAGACCCTGTTTGCAAGGATATTATACAGCAGCAGAATTGAAACCCGTTCTTGACCGCCCGCCTCAGGATTCTAATGCACCTGGTGCTTCTGGCAAAGCATTCAAGACAACCAACTTAAGTATTGAAgagcagaaggaaaaagaacgTGGAGAAGCAAAACACTGTTTTAATGCTTTTGCAAGTGACAGGATTTCTTTACACCGAGATCTTGGACCAGACACTCGACCTCCTGA ATGTATTGAACAAAAATTTAAGCGCTGTCCTCCCCTGCCTACCACCAGTGTCATAATAGTTTTTCATAATGAAGCATGGTCCACGCTGCTTAGAACTGTCCACAGCGTGCTCTATTCTTCACCTGCCATATTGCTGAAGGAGATCATTTTGGTGGATGATGCTAGCGTAGATG GTGAGTGTTTCTATGGCTGGTTAGAACCTTTGTTGGCCAGAATAGCTGAGAACTACACTGCTGTCGTGAGCCCAGATATTGCATCCATAGATCTGAACACGTTCGAATTCAACAAGCCTTCTCCTTACGGAAGTAACCACAACCGTGGGAATTTTGACTGGAGCCTTTCATTTGGCTGGGAGTCACTTCCCGATCATgagaagcaaagaaggaaggaTGAAACTTATCCAATTAA AACACCCACTTTTGCAGGAGGCCTTTTTTCCATATCAAAAgactattttgaatatattggaACTTAcgatgaagaaatggaaatttggGGAGGTGAAAATATAGAAATGTCTTTCAGA GTGTGGCAATGTGGTGGGCAGTTGGAGATTATGCCTTGCTCTGTTGTTGGACATGTTTTTCGCAGCAAAAGCCCTCATACCTTTCCAAAAGGCACTCAGGTGATTGCTCGCAACCAAGTTCGCCTTGCAGAAGTCTGGATGGATGaatataaggaaatattttatagGAGAAACACAGATGCAGCAAAAATTGTTAAACAA AAGTCATTTGGTGATCTTTCAAAAAGATTTGAAATAAAGCACCGCCTTCAGTGTAAAAATTTTACATGGTATCTGAACAATATTTATCCAGAAGCATATGTGCCAGACCTTAATCCTGTTATAGCTGGATAT ATTAAAAGTTTTGGTCAACCTCTATGTCTGGATGTTGGAGAAAATAATCAAGGAGGCAaaccattaattttgtatacgtGTCATGGACTTGGGGGAAACCAG TACTTTGAATACTCTGTTCAACATGAAATTCGGCATAACATCCAGAAGGAATTATGTCTTCATGCTGCTCAAGGTGTCGTTCAGCTGAAGGCATGTGCTTACAAAGGTCACAAGACACTTGTCACTGGAGAACAGATATGGGATATCCAGAAG gACCAACTTCTATATAATCCGTTCTTTAAAATGTGCCTTTCAGCAAGTGGAGAGCATCCAAGCTTAGTGCCATGCAATCCATCAGATCCACTCCAAAAATGGATTTTTAGCCAAAATGATTAA